A stretch of DNA from Triticum dicoccoides isolate Atlit2015 ecotype Zavitan chromosome 2A, WEW_v2.0, whole genome shotgun sequence:
AAAAAATCCCCTTTTTTACACAAAGGTCCCTGTAGTTTTTAGGTATTAAACCCGCAGTACTTTTTACGTGTGTAACAGTGAGCAATTGACGGAAATAAAATACCGATTCGACGCCCCTCACCCCCGAGCGACACGCCCTTCTTTTCGCAGCGACTCTTCCAAAAAAATCCCCTTTCATCTCCCCACCGCTGCCCGTCCCCATCTGCCGTCTCCCTCTTGCCCCTCGGCGACaccggccggcggcggcgacggacggCATGGATCCAGAGTTGTGCCCCTGGTTATCCCCATCTCTCGCACCCGATGAAGGCCTCCCCACAGGCGCTACAACACGAACTCCCCCTCATGGCGGCGACGCCGCGGCAGTGCGGCGGCCGATTGGCGCAGGTACCGGTTCTAGGACGAGATGGGGCCGCCGACCTCGAACTTACAATCCTTGGCGGCGCCAGACCCATCCCCTAAGCGCCAAGCACTGAGAGGACGTGCTCTTATTCGGCGACAATATGGCTACGATAGCGGCGTGCACATCCAGGCATGCCATATCCTTTCTCTGCTTGGACCCCTCTGTTTGATTGACCAAGTAGGAAAACAATTGGCCACCAGAAATCATGCGGACACCAAACCTCCCCTGATTTCTGAAGGAGCAGCTTCAGCGATGTAAACTGGTGCTGATACTATCCACACCCAAATCCAACAAAGAGCCTTCCATGAATCAAAACATAACCTGCAGCAGCTCACATAACCAGTAAACCAAGTGCGAACATCATGTCAGCAAGAAGAGTAGACTTTCATACGACCGTAGGCATGGCTTAAGTAATGACATTCTAACAATGGTTTACTGAAGAAGAAACAAACTTAGTATCTATGGACGAACACCATCTGTTAATGACCAGTAGTCGGTTGTTTAGATTGAACGTGCAAGAATAGATTGTCTTTGACAGCAGGAAATTCGTCCCAAATATACAGAAGGGCTCATGATATGACACGTGGCAGTAGTTATGCATAAAAATTGCACTGTTATTTGACTTATTTCAGGAAAGTATCACAAGTTCCTAGGTGTGCAGCAATCGCAGAAGCAGTGGAGAACAAGATCCTTCATAGCTTCTTGGAGAAggaggtttttctttttatttctgaactCTTCTGCTATTTTCTTCATTCCGAATTTCAACTTCTCAAGGTTTCTTGTCTTTACAGGATTTCGGAGAGCATGTACAACCAGATGGCAAAGTCGATGTTATCATTCACTGACTGCCGCCTTCATAGGAAAATCAACGAGCATGTTGCTGCAGCTTAAAGACTTAAATACTTCTGCTCCTAGCTAGCTATAAAATTAGAGCAGATACATGTATAGGTATAGTAGCATCTGTTGCTTTAAGTTAAAAGTCTAAAGTTATTTTAATCTTGCTTGCACATTATTAGAAGGTAGTTGGAAAAGGCATATGTCATTATTTTTAGGAGTTGAGAAACTACTTGTCTTCCTATCAT
This window harbors:
- the LOC119354120 gene encoding uncharacterized protein LOC119354120, which produces MDPELCPWLSPSLAPDEGLPTGATTRTPPHGGDAAAVRRPIGAGKYHKFLGVQQSQKQWRTRSFIASWRRRISESMYNQMAKSMLSFTDCRLHRKINEHVAAA